From a single Nicotiana tabacum cultivar K326 chromosome 8, ASM71507v2, whole genome shotgun sequence genomic region:
- the LOC107823777 gene encoding phosphoinositide phospholipase C 2-like isoform X2, translating to MSTNNNNKQHFKVCFCWSRGFKLRGGEIPEDIKQVFESYSVYGIMSIDNLISFLEKEQKEVNNVTKEAQNIFNSLKHHHNIVHKRGLNLDAFFKYLIGDYNFAHQSKVHQNMDAPLAHYYIYTGHNSYLTGNQLSSDCSTEPIKKALKKGVRVIELDLWSNITKDDIDVRHGGTLTTPVKLSKCLKAIKEMVKKTFGSMLFIPQSEMDEFPSPNSLKNKILISTKPPPKSSAESDKERDEQQDEEFEEVLKYRDLIAIHATKHKGGMENFGRHASFDKVGRLSMNEQALEKALAVTEHGHQLIRFTQRHILRVYPKGARIDSSNYDPLIAWMRGAQMVAFNMQGYCKYLWMMQGFFRANGGCGYVKKPEFLLCPDGACHEVFNSMALPVKTILKVKIFMGEGWRVDFHFRHFDYCSPPDFYARVGIVGVPGDTSKMCRTGIVDDQWIPIWNEEFEFPIRVPELALLRIDVKDYDPSGEDEFAGQTCLPVSELRTGIRCVPLHKRRGDVYKSVKLLMRFDFMSP from the exons ATGTctaccaataataataataagcaaCATTTCAAGGTTTGCTTCTGCTGGTCACGAGGATTCAAGTTAAGGGGAGGTGAAATACCAGAAGATATTAAGCAAGTCTTTGAATCTTACTCAGTATATGGGATTATGAGCATAGATAATCTAATTAGTTTCTTAGAGAAAGAACAGAAGGAGGTGAATAATGTAACAAAAGAGGCCCAAAATATATTCAATAGCCTCAAGCATCATCACAATATTGTCCACAAAAGAGGATTGAATCTTGATGCTTTCTTTAAATATCTTATTGGTGATTATAACTTTGCCCACCAGTCTAAG GTCCACCAAAACATGGATGCTCCTTTGGCTCATTATTATATATACACTGGACATAACTCTTACTTAACTGGAAACCAGTTGAGCAGTGATTGTAGTACTGAACCTATAAAGAAGGCACTAAAGAAAGGAGTTAGAGTGATTGAATTGGACCTTTGGTCTAATATTACCAAAGATGATATCGATGTTCGTCACGGAGG GACACTGACAACTCCTGTTAAACTAAGCAAATGTCTGAAAGCCATAAAGGAG ATGGTCAAGAAAACATTTGGTTCCATGCTATTCATCCCACAATCAGAAATGGACGAGTTTCCTTCACCAAACTCTTTAAAGAATAAAATCTTAATTTCAACGAAACCACCACCAAAAAGTAGCGCTGAATCAGACAAG GAGAGGGATGAACAGCAGGATGAGGAGTTCGAAGAAGTTCTCAAATATAGAGATTTGATAGCAATCCATGCAACGAAGCACAAAGGTGGCATGGAAAATTTTGGGAGGCATGCAAGTTTTGATAAAGTTGGACGTCTTAGCATGAATGAACAAGCCCTTGAAAAAGCTTTAGCTGTCACTGAACATGGCCATCAACTAATTCG ATTTACTCAACGACACATATTAAGGGTGTACCCAAAGGGTGCACGCATTGACTCATCAAACTATGATCCTCTAATTGCATGGATGCGCGGAGCTCAGATGGTTGCATTTAACATGCAG GGATATTGTAAGTACCTATGGATGATGCAAGGATTTTTTCGAGCCAACGGAGGCTGTGGTTATGTGAAAAAACCAGAATTTTTACTATGTCCTGATGGCGCATGTCATGAAGTTTTCAATTCCATGGCCTTGCCAGTGAAGACAATTCTCAAG GTAAAAATATTCATGGGAGAAGGTTGGCGTGTAGACTTCCACTTTAGACACTTTGACTATTGTTCCCCTCCCGACTTCTATGCCAGG GTTGGAATTGTGGGAGTTCCTGGTGATACTAGTAAGATGTGCAGAACTGGGATAGTTGACGATCAATGGATACCAATATGGAATGAGGAATTCGAATTCCCAATTCGTGTTCCTGAACTAGCTTTGCTTCGGATTGATGTTAAAGATTATGACCCCTCTGGAGAAGATGAATTTGCAGGACAAACATGCTTGCCAGTTTCTGAGCTCAGGACTGGGATTCGATGCGTTCCATTGCATAAGCGCAGAGGAGATGTCTATAAATCTGTAAAACTTCTCATGCGTTTCGATTTCATGAGTCCTTAA
- the LOC107823777 gene encoding phosphoinositide phospholipase C 2-like isoform X1, whose amino-acid sequence MSTNNNNKQHFKVCFCWSRGFKLRGGEIPEDIKQVFESYSVYGIMSIDNLISFLEKEQKEVNNVTKEAQNIFNSLKHHHNIVHKRGLNLDAFFKYLIGDYNFAHQSKVHQNMDAPLAHYYIYTGHNSYLTGNQLSSDCSTEPIKKALKKGVRVIELDLWSNITKDDIDVRHGGTLTTPVKLSKCLKAIKEVAFSDSEYPVILTFEDHLHPYPHLQKKVAQMVKKTFGSMLFIPQSEMDEFPSPNSLKNKILISTKPPPKSSAESDKERDEQQDEEFEEVLKYRDLIAIHATKHKGGMENFGRHASFDKVGRLSMNEQALEKALAVTEHGHQLIRFTQRHILRVYPKGARIDSSNYDPLIAWMRGAQMVAFNMQGYCKYLWMMQGFFRANGGCGYVKKPEFLLCPDGACHEVFNSMALPVKTILKVKIFMGEGWRVDFHFRHFDYCSPPDFYARVGIVGVPGDTSKMCRTGIVDDQWIPIWNEEFEFPIRVPELALLRIDVKDYDPSGEDEFAGQTCLPVSELRTGIRCVPLHKRRGDVYKSVKLLMRFDFMSP is encoded by the exons ATGTctaccaataataataataagcaaCATTTCAAGGTTTGCTTCTGCTGGTCACGAGGATTCAAGTTAAGGGGAGGTGAAATACCAGAAGATATTAAGCAAGTCTTTGAATCTTACTCAGTATATGGGATTATGAGCATAGATAATCTAATTAGTTTCTTAGAGAAAGAACAGAAGGAGGTGAATAATGTAACAAAAGAGGCCCAAAATATATTCAATAGCCTCAAGCATCATCACAATATTGTCCACAAAAGAGGATTGAATCTTGATGCTTTCTTTAAATATCTTATTGGTGATTATAACTTTGCCCACCAGTCTAAG GTCCACCAAAACATGGATGCTCCTTTGGCTCATTATTATATATACACTGGACATAACTCTTACTTAACTGGAAACCAGTTGAGCAGTGATTGTAGTACTGAACCTATAAAGAAGGCACTAAAGAAAGGAGTTAGAGTGATTGAATTGGACCTTTGGTCTAATATTACCAAAGATGATATCGATGTTCGTCACGGAGG GACACTGACAACTCCTGTTAAACTAAGCAAATGTCTGAAAGCCATAAAGGAGGTTGCTTTCTCAGATTCTGAATATCCTGTTATATTAACATTTGAAGACCACCTTCATCCTTACCCACACCTTCAAAAAAAAGTCGCtcag ATGGTCAAGAAAACATTTGGTTCCATGCTATTCATCCCACAATCAGAAATGGACGAGTTTCCTTCACCAAACTCTTTAAAGAATAAAATCTTAATTTCAACGAAACCACCACCAAAAAGTAGCGCTGAATCAGACAAG GAGAGGGATGAACAGCAGGATGAGGAGTTCGAAGAAGTTCTCAAATATAGAGATTTGATAGCAATCCATGCAACGAAGCACAAAGGTGGCATGGAAAATTTTGGGAGGCATGCAAGTTTTGATAAAGTTGGACGTCTTAGCATGAATGAACAAGCCCTTGAAAAAGCTTTAGCTGTCACTGAACATGGCCATCAACTAATTCG ATTTACTCAACGACACATATTAAGGGTGTACCCAAAGGGTGCACGCATTGACTCATCAAACTATGATCCTCTAATTGCATGGATGCGCGGAGCTCAGATGGTTGCATTTAACATGCAG GGATATTGTAAGTACCTATGGATGATGCAAGGATTTTTTCGAGCCAACGGAGGCTGTGGTTATGTGAAAAAACCAGAATTTTTACTATGTCCTGATGGCGCATGTCATGAAGTTTTCAATTCCATGGCCTTGCCAGTGAAGACAATTCTCAAG GTAAAAATATTCATGGGAGAAGGTTGGCGTGTAGACTTCCACTTTAGACACTTTGACTATTGTTCCCCTCCCGACTTCTATGCCAGG GTTGGAATTGTGGGAGTTCCTGGTGATACTAGTAAGATGTGCAGAACTGGGATAGTTGACGATCAATGGATACCAATATGGAATGAGGAATTCGAATTCCCAATTCGTGTTCCTGAACTAGCTTTGCTTCGGATTGATGTTAAAGATTATGACCCCTCTGGAGAAGATGAATTTGCAGGACAAACATGCTTGCCAGTTTCTGAGCTCAGGACTGGGATTCGATGCGTTCCATTGCATAAGCGCAGAGGAGATGTCTATAAATCTGTAAAACTTCTCATGCGTTTCGATTTCATGAGTCCTTAA